From the Quercus lobata isolate SW786 chromosome 6, ValleyOak3.0 Primary Assembly, whole genome shotgun sequence genome, one window contains:
- the LOC115950090 gene encoding uncharacterized protein LOC115950090, with protein sequence MSVARFPAEYDDRESKKAKRIASPVLGFSNEDKVGTIQPHDDALVVTFRIGGYDVKRVLVDQGSAVEVMYPDLYKGLNLKLEDLTAYDSLLVSFEGKTVTPRGQIRLPIQTSSDVVDAYSPYTAIVARSWLHVLGAVSFILHQKVKYSSEGQVKEVIGDQTMAR encoded by the coding sequence ATGTCTGTAGCTCGGTTTCCCGCCGAATACGACGATCGGGAGTCTAAGAAGGCCAAGAGGATAGCATCACCCGTGCTAGGCTTCTCGAACGAAGATAAGGTCGGAACCATCcaaccccatgatgatgctctgGTCGTCACGTTCAGGATTGGGGgatatgatgtgaagagagtgCTAGTTGATCAAGGTAGCGCTGTAGAAGTAATGTACCCCGACCTATATAAGGGGCTGAATTTGAAACTCGAGGATTTAACGGCATACGATTCCCTTCTGGTAAGCTTCGAAGGGAAGACTGTTACTCCAAGGGGCCAGATCAGACTGCCCATACAAACAAGTTCGGACGTGGTGGACGCTTATTCACCCTACACGGCCATTGTAGCTAGGTCTTGGCTTCATGTCTTAGGGGCTGTCTCTTTTATCCTGcaccagaaggtgaagtacTCGTCGGAGGGCCAGGTCAAAGAAGTTATAGGGGACCAGACCATGGCCAGATAA